From the Salarias fasciatus chromosome 5, fSalaFa1.1, whole genome shotgun sequence genome, the window GCTGTGGTTCACTAggttcattgatttttttttagtgaatAAACACTGCTCTGTTTGACGCTCTTTGCAAACgaaacaccccccccccgtGAGCCGAAcatcagagaaaaacagaaatcttaAGACACAGAActgattttctttcctctgatGTTATCTCATCGTGAACAACAGActgaacagcagctgctttttcacacatttattatttataattTAGAGTCACCCCTCTGTTCTCACTGGTGGTAAATgggacacacacgcgcacacacacacacacacacacacacacacacacacacacacacacacaagaaaacaacagcagcagcagcagcttgcatATTGATGTTCACAGGAGCTGAAGCACACATATGAAAGTTTTGAACATCACAGTGGGACGAGCTCATTCATGAGCCAGCCATACTTTGGGTGATTGTATTGTAATtgtaatcccccccccccccaccccacccctcggATGGTCACTGCCTGGGGTCCCTGACTGTCCCAGATTCACAGGCTGTGACTCCGGCcatgctgctgtctctgaaggCCTCAGATCCTCAGATAGAGAAAGGGTATTCCTGCAGGTAGCACAGCAGGGGCTTGGGGAGGGGCAGCCTTTCGGGGCAGTTTGTGCGCCTGTTGATGGTGAGGCGCGTCAGGTGCTGCAGAGAAGGGAAAACGTCCAGTCTGTGCAACGGCTGCTCCAGCTTTAGGGGGATGCCGCTGTCTTTAGCGGGCTGCTGTGACGGGTCGCTCTTCGCCGGCGTCTTCGCCTGATGGTGAATGTCGCCGGACGTCCGGTCGGGCGACGCGTGGCCCGAGCCTTTGTAGTGCTGTATGAGGCTGAGCACGTCTGGGAAGGACTGCAGGTGAGGCAGGCCGGGAGAAATGGAGTCCAGCCAGAAGCAGCCCCGGCTGTACTGGATTCGCACACTGGTCGGTCCGCTGCGGGTTTTGACTGACAGGGCCAGCATGTATTGAGGGTGAGTGCTGTCCCGCAACAGGAATGTGCCCTCAGACTTGGTCAGGAGGGCTTCTCGAGCTTCACTCGCTGAAATGGAACCCCAGTACCAGCCTGGAAGAGACAGTTTTGTTCAGGTTTGATGCTGATCTTTTCCTTCGGGCTCAGGCAGAGGGACCGCGGGCTCACCTGAGGTCTGAAGATACTGAAAGTTTGTGGTGATGTAACGGAGGTCCTGCGTTGGATCCCAGGATGGGGGAGATGGGTGAGGGCAGCACGGACTTCCGTGTTCCTCATGGTGGAAAACGGTCACTGCCCGGGCCACCATGTCTGAGTGAGAGCAGACCTGAGGAGGAAAACGATCCTGTTGCAGCATTTATGGCATTCTAGTCACAGGCATGATGATATATCACCTAATAGTTCATGCTGAATTCTGTGAAAAATTACAGCAATCAGTATAAAATGTTTATAACCATGTGTAAAGCCTAACTTTCAAAACTTACCAGAAACTGTTAatacagcacaaaaaaaaaaaaaaaaaaaaaaaaaaaaatcaagataacacaagtaaaaaacaaagtaaCTCAATAGATTTATTGAGGATGtatttcaattgaaaaaaaaaacgtatgcACAAGCTCTTTTGTGCATTCATGTTTTTAAGTGTTTACGGTCtttataaagaagaaaaatatcaacaaatatCGCTGGAAAGTAGAATCGCTAATATTACATCCACGCGC encodes:
- the LOC115389035 gene encoding cytokine-inducible SH2-containing protein-like; this translates as MVARAVTVFHHEEHGSPCCPHPSPPSWDPTQDLRYITTNFQYLQTSGWYWGSISASEAREALLTKSEGTFLLRDSTHPQYMLALSVKTRSGPTSVRIQYSRGCFWLDSISPGLPHLQSFPDVLSLIQHYKGSGHASPDRTSGDIHHQAKTPAKSDPSQQPAKDSGIPLKLEQPLHRLDVFPSLQHLTRLTINRRTNCPERLPLPKPLLCYLQEYPFSI